The genomic segment GCGCGCTGTTCACCGACATCTCGGTCTACGACAACGTCGCCTACCAGATGCGCGAACACACCGACCTGCCGGAAGAGCTGATCCGCGACATGGTGCTGATGAAACTCAACGCCGTCGGCCTGCGCGGCGCGCACGGGCTGATGCCGGCCGAGCTCTCCGGCGGCATGGCGCGGCGGGTCGCCCTCGCCCGGGCGATCGCGCTCGACCCGATGCTGATCATGTACGACGAGCCCTTCGCCGGTCTCGACCCGATTTCGCTCGGCATCATCGGCCAGTTGATCCGTCGGCTCAACGATGCCCTCGGCGCGACGACGATCATGGTCACGCACGACATCCAGGAGTCGCTGCTGATCGTCGACTACATCTATTTCATGTCCGACGGCAAGGTGATCGCGCTCGGCACCCCGGACGAGATCCGCGCTTCGCGGCATCCCTTCGTCCATCAGTTCGTCCACGCAGAGGCCGACGGACCGGTACCGTTCCACTATCCGGCCGCGCCATTGGCGCAGGAACTGCTCGCGAGGCACGCACATGGCGGATGATGCCCGGCCAGAAAACCGCATCGTCGCAACGCTCGGGCACATCGGCCACCGGGTGGTCGACGGCCTGCTCCGCCTCGGTTTCGCGACCCGCTTCTTCCTGATGGTGCTGCTGCAGTCGGGGCAGTCGTTCCGGCGTCTGCACCTGACCATCCGCGAGATCTACTTCTCGGGCTTCCAGTCGCTGCTGATCATCCTCGTCTCCGGTCTGTTCATCGGCATGGTGCTCGGCATGCAGGGCTACGAGACGCTGCAGCGCTACGGTTCGGCCGAGGCGCTTGGCGTCCTCGTCGCCCTGTCGCTGGTGCGCGAGCTCGGACCGGTGGTCGCTGCCCTGCTCTTCGCTTCGCGCGCCGGATCGTCGATCACCGCCGAGATCGGCCTGATGAAGGCGACCGAGCAGCTCACGGCGATGGACATGATGGCGGTCAATCCGATCGCCCGCGTCGTCGCTCCGCGCTTCTGGGGCGGGGTCATCTCGATGCCGTTGCTGGCGGCGCTCTTCTCCGCCGCCGGCATCCTCGGCGGCTATCTGATCGGCGTCGTCTTCATCGGTGTCGACGAGGGCGCCTTCTGGTCGCAGATGCAGGCATCGGTCGATTTTCGTTACGACATCTGGAGCGGCATCGTCAAGAGCTTCGTCTTCGGCATCGCGGTATCGCTGATCGCCGTCTTCGAGGGCTACGACGCCCTGCCGACAGCCGAAGGTGTCTCCGCTTCGATCAAGGGCACCGTCGTCAAGTCGGCGCTGGCGATCCTGGCGCTCGACTTCGTATTGACCTCGTTCATGTTCCGGGAGGCTTGATGAGTCGCAAGTTGCTCGACCTCTGGGTCGGTGTTTTCGTCGTCCTGGGAATGGCGGCGGTGCTCTTTCTCGCCCTCAAGGTCGGCAACCTGTCGGCGGCGAACTTTGCCGAAACGTACCCGCTGCGCG from the Accumulibacter sp. genome contains:
- a CDS encoding ABC transporter ATP-binding protein, whose translation is MSAEDLVEISSLDFAYEDRPILDGISLQIPRGKVVAIMGGSGCGKTTLLRLIGGQLKPSRGEIRVDGQSVPQLDDEELYALRRRMGMLFQFGALFTDISVYDNVAYQMREHTDLPEELIRDMVLMKLNAVGLRGAHGLMPAELSGGMARRVALARAIALDPMLIMYDEPFAGLDPISLGIIGQLIRRLNDALGATTIMVTHDIQESLLIVDYIYFMSDGKVIALGTPDEIRASRHPFVHQFVHAEADGPVPFHYPAAPLAQELLARHAHGG
- the mlaE gene encoding lipid asymmetry maintenance ABC transporter permease subunit MlaE encodes the protein MADDARPENRIVATLGHIGHRVVDGLLRLGFATRFFLMVLLQSGQSFRRLHLTIREIYFSGFQSLLIILVSGLFIGMVLGMQGYETLQRYGSAEALGVLVALSLVRELGPVVAALLFASRAGSSITAEIGLMKATEQLTAMDMMAVNPIARVVAPRFWGGVISMPLLAALFSAAGILGGYLIGVVFIGVDEGAFWSQMQASVDFRYDIWSGIVKSFVFGIAVSLIAVFEGYDALPTAEGVSASIKGTVVKSALAILALDFVLTSFMFREA